In the Vibrio sp. FE10 genome, CTCGTTTCTACAATCGATTCTTGTAACAAGCCGGCATAAATACCATTGTGTGCGACCAATTGTTGATGGTTACCTTGTTCAACAATTTCACCCTTTTCCAACACCAAAATCGTATCTGAATGGCGAACGGTACTCAGACGGTGCGCAATCGCAATCACAGTTTTCTCCTTGAAGAGTCGTTGCATCGCTTTTTGAATTAGATCTTCGGTGATTGAATCTACCGAGCTGGTTGCTTCATCAAGCATCATCAGTTGGCCGCCTTGTGCGACCGCTCTAGCAAACGAAATGAGCTGCGTTTGCCCAACAGACAGGTTGGAGCCGTTCTTTTCTAAATGGAAGTCATAGCCTTGTGGCAATTGTTCAATGAACTTATCGGCGTAAACATAGCGCGCCGCTTGTTCAACCTCAGCTCTTGTAAGATGTTCCTTACCCAAAGCAATATTGAACTGAATCGTCTCTTCAAATAAGTGCACATCTTGCATCATCATTGAGAACAAGTGAGCAGAGTCTTCGCTTGAAATCTGCGACAGCTCTACGCCATTCAACAAAATGCTGCCTTCATAATCTTGATAGGTTTTAGAGATCAGACGCAGTATCGTCGACTTACCTGACCCCGTTGAACCGACAAGTGCGATTTGATGCCCTTTTTCCAGCACAAAAGAGACGTTCTTTAGAACATATGGAGAGTCGTCTTTGTAGCGGAAACTCACATTTTTGAACTCAAGACTGACAAACTTTTCTAGCTGGTTTTTAACTTGATGAGATGGCAATAAGTTGCGCCCTTCTTCTTCCGTAGGCTCAACAAACAACTCTTCAATATGATCAAAGGCCGCAAATGAACTTTGAATAGAGGCAATCTGAGAAGTAAAATCGCGAATTGGCACAAACACCTTTTCGAGCGTGTTGATGAATGCGATCAGCACACCCAATGTCAACGCGCCTTCGATGACTTGCTCCGAACCGTACCAGATCATAATCGCGATAGTGATTGAGGTAATGCCCGAGATAAACGAGAACAAAATCGCATCGTATTTATTGATCTTCTTTTGCGCTCGTAAAAACTCATCCGTGTAGCCTTGGTATCGTTGCTCAACTTGTTCCTCGGCGCGATACATCTGAACGGTTTTCATGCCAAATAAGACTTCTTGGAGAAAGCCAATACCACGAGCCAGTGTTGAGCGAGTAATCTTGTACATCACACGTAGGCGATTACGCACATAGACCGTCAAGTACATCACGGGAGGCATGATAATCAGCACAATCAACGTCAACTGCCAATCAATGAAGAGCATCATGATAAGCAGAGCAATGGTGTTGATGCTGTCTTTAACCAATCCAACAACAGATTGAATAAACGTCTCACCGATAGTTTCTAGATCGCTGGTCAGGCGCGAAAGAGTCACACCAATCGGTGTATTATCGAAATAGCTACGAGGCAGTTTAAGCACACGCTCAAACAGCACTGAACGCATGTCTGTGATGGTGTATTGACCCGTTTTACGCAGGTTATACGAATAGGTAGTGTCGACCACATAACTGGCAATCAAGACCAAAACTAAGTAGAAAACATACTCAAGCAACCCGTCCATATCCCCTTGGCTCAAATGCACGTCGATCACTTGAATGATCAGCCAAGGGAACAACAAGCTTGTAATAACCGACAGCGGAAGCATGGCAATGCCCAGA is a window encoding:
- a CDS encoding ABC transporter ATP-binding protein encodes the protein MLKGVDVKYLKHFFKFAKKYKRSAILGIAMLPLSVITSLLFPWLIIQVIDVHLSQGDMDGLLEYVFYLVLVLIASYVVDTTYSYNLRKTGQYTITDMRSVLFERVLKLPRSYFDNTPIGVTLSRLTSDLETIGETFIQSVVGLVKDSINTIALLIMMLFIDWQLTLIVLIIMPPVMYLTVYVRNRLRVMYKITRSTLARGIGFLQEVLFGMKTVQMYRAEEQVEQRYQGYTDEFLRAQKKINKYDAILFSFISGITSITIAIMIWYGSEQVIEGALTLGVLIAFINTLEKVFVPIRDFTSQIASIQSSFAAFDHIEELFVEPTEEEGRNLLPSHQVKNQLEKFVSLEFKNVSFRYKDDSPYVLKNVSFVLEKGHQIALVGSTGSGKSTILRLISKTYQDYEGSILLNGVELSQISSEDSAHLFSMMMQDVHLFEETIQFNIALGKEHLTRAEVEQAARYVYADKFIEQLPQGYDFHLEKNGSNLSVGQTQLISFARAVAQGGQLMMLDEATSSVDSITEDLIQKAMQRLFKEKTVIAIAHRLSTVRHSDTILVLEKGEIVEQGNHQQLVAHNGIYAGLLQESIVETSDSQVTVA